One region of Dysidea avara chromosome 1, odDysAvar1.4, whole genome shotgun sequence genomic DNA includes:
- the LOC136269404 gene encoding uncharacterized protein — protein sequence MPTVEYCRAFPGLFNYPQQLFSWCMANVTNCVRSCYCYTINIINLVKTQFINAWYYFPDPFVIKIVIPLIVIPACGTYVVIYHYGSTVQKVDMTMMSEKRGSLIVETVVDRIRQSMIFHDDFGYIRRICWVETQDGANYLTTFRPGYHGGLWRVDEVNFEVTKDTTTYSQLLQKYDLIKSEFGIDWLVVQWRDLRTPLYCGLAIWLYMCTIEEPIPSNIDDQADHWKRNYNPEKNPEDFVNPVREWERNYPGCYRDIDLYIVLDSSSSIGEVSYVKAKNFVADLISGFTIAEDGVRVGLVIYGTIASLKFDLTHSFNKNVIVDKIKSVEYLSSFTATGDAISLMTNTGFTEEHGVRASDGAIPRVAIVLTDGKSNHGQNVPGAAQSARDQSIEMFAFGIGSNINETELLQIAGSPERVFRIDSFSNIDDVKAMITQGSCKSTVKATVNLTYSGNLTNGQSKVFEFTVDEGGITVETHTNSGMITLFGSYTNPNPSPVWHDHVVQGIQDSNTVLIPHLAAVKRRQADSVVFYCSLVGVDSNNEFSIKALKNSFS from the exons ATGCCTACAGTGGAATACTGTCGGGCATTCCCAGGCCTCTTCAATTATCCACAACAACTGTTTAGCTGGTGTATGGCCAATGTAACCAATTGTGTTCGGAGTTGCTATTGTTACACTATTAACATCATCAACTTGGTGAAGACACAGTTCATTAATGCTTGGTATTACTTTCCTGATCCATTTGTAATTAAGATTGTCATTCCTCTAATTGTGATACCTGCTTGTGGTACCTATGTGGTGATCTACCATTATGGCTCTACTGTACAGAAAGTAGACATGACAATGATGTCTGAAAAGAGAGGGTCCTTAATAGTTGAAACAGTTGTTGACCGGATTAGACAATCGATGATTTTTCATGATGATTTTGGCTACATCAGACGAATCTGCTGGGTGGAAACACAAGATGGTGCAAACTACTTGACCACATTCAGACCAGGCTATCATGGGGGGTTATGGCGAGTGGATGAGGTGAACTTTGAGGTAACAAAAGACACAACTACCTATTCACAACTCCTCCAAAAATATGATCTAATAAAGTCGGAATTTGGCATTGACTGGTTGGTAGTGCAGTGGAGGGATTTGAGGACACCGTTGTACTGTGGACTGGCGATCTGGTTGTACATGTGCACCATAGAAGAGCCTATACCATCTAACATTGATGATCAAGCTGATCACTGGAAGAGGAACTACAACCCAGAGAAGAATCCTGAAGACTTTGTTAATCCTGTCAGGGAATGGGAGAGAAATTATCCAG GTTGTTACAGAGACATTGACTTGTACATTGTACTGGACAGCTCTAGTAGTATTGGAGAAGTTTCATATGTAAAAGCAAAGAATTTTGTGGCAGACTTGATTAGTGGCTTCACAATTGCTGAAGATGGCGTGAGAGTTGGACTTGTTATCTACGGAACAATTGCAAGTCTCAAATTTGACCTAACACATTCCTTTAACAAGAATGTCATAGTAGATAAAATTAAATCTGTAGAGTATCTCAGCAGTTTCACTGCTACAGGAGATGCCATAAGTCTCATGACAAACACTGGCTTCACTGAAGAACATGGAGTACGAGCATCTGATGGAGCCATCCCACGTGTAGCCATAGTCCTGACTGATGGAAAGTCTAATCATGGACAAAATGTGCCTGGGGCAGCTCAGTCAgctagggaccagtctattgaAATGTTTGCATTTGGAATTGGTAGTAATATCAATGAAACAGAGTTATTACAAATTGCTGGGTCACCAGAGAGAGTGTTTCGGATTGACAGCTTTAGTAACATCGATGATGTGAAAGCAATGATCACTCAAGGGTCTTGCAAAT CTACTGTGAAAGCTACAGTCAATTTGACTTACAGTGGAAACCTTACTAATGGCCAAAGTAAAGTGTTTGAGTTTACAGTCGATGAAGGAGGTATTACAGTTGAAACACACACCAACAGTGGAATGATAACACTCTTTGGCTCCTATACCAACCCTAATCCTAGTCCAGTATGGCATGACCACGTTGTACAAGGGATCCAGGATAGTAACACAGTGCTTATACCACACTTGGCTGCAGTTAAGAGGAGGCAGGCTGACTCCGtagtgttttattgtagcttGGTTGGAGTGGATAGCAACAATGAATTCTCAATCAAAGCATTGAAGAACTCATTCTCTTGA